In Nocardioides sp. InS609-2, a single genomic region encodes these proteins:
- a CDS encoding GNAT family N-acetyltransferase, giving the protein MAADFPDPFVVRDATRDDIPTMSAIYGREAKEGHAPFDIEPRSDQAWASYVDSRAPGDFALVAADAASGVVGYAYSTSYRPNPAYVHTRESTIYVDPSAQGRGIGHALYAELLGRMRGAGVHVVIAGIALPNEPSIKMHLSCGFEPIGTFREVGRKFGRWIDVEFYELRL; this is encoded by the coding sequence ATGGCTGCCGACTTCCCTGACCCCTTCGTCGTCCGAGACGCGACGCGCGACGACATCCCCACGATGTCCGCGATCTACGGCCGCGAGGCGAAGGAGGGGCACGCCCCCTTCGACATCGAGCCGCGATCGGACCAGGCCTGGGCGTCGTACGTCGATAGCCGGGCGCCCGGCGACTTCGCTCTGGTGGCTGCCGACGCGGCGAGCGGCGTGGTCGGCTACGCCTACTCGACGTCGTACCGACCGAATCCGGCGTACGTCCACACCCGCGAGTCGACCATCTACGTCGACCCGTCGGCGCAAGGGCGCGGCATCGGTCACGCGTTGTACGCCGAGTTGCTTGGGCGGATGCGCGGAGCCGGGGTGCACGTGGTGATCGCGGGCATCGCGCTGCCCAACGAGCCCAGCATCAAGATGCACCTCTCGTGTGGGTTCGAGCCGATCGGGACGTTCCGCGAGGTCGGGCGGAAGTTCGGCCGGTGGATCGACGTTGAGTTCTACGAGCTGCGCCTCTAG